CGGAGGATGAGGCCGTCGCAGGTGTTGTCACATCTCGCGGCCCTAGGGTGAGCGACCACGAAGTCAGAGGCATCAGGTACGGCTAGACGCATCCTCCGAGATGTTGACGGAGGCGCCCCCTACGATGAGCGCATGGCGGGCAGGCACCTGAAGGAGATCTTTAAGGCGTTCCAGACTCGAGACGAGCTGGCGTTTCGGCGCGCCGCTTCAGAAATTATCGAGGAGGAGCAGGCGAAGCACCACAACGCCCTGGCACGAGACCTGCAGAAGCTCCTAGTCGCCGGGGGCGGTGCGGTCGACACCTCCTCGACGATCATCGTCCCCGCACCCCCGAAAGATCGTGAGGGCGAGTGGGATCTGGGCGAGGTGAAGGAACCTGGCCGGCTTCTTGAGGACCTCATCCTCGATCCACAGATTGTCCAGACCCTTGAGGGCCTCGTCGAGGAGATAGGCCAATGGTCCGCCCTGGACTCGGCCGGAATCCCTCGCAGGCAACGCCTGCTTCTCGAGGGCCCACCAGGCTGTGGGAAAACGACAGCCGCAGAGGCTCTGGCGACAGAACTAGGCCGACCATTTCTGCTTGTACGACTCGACGCAGTGGTTTCGTCCTATCTAGGTGAAACGGCGAGCAACCTGCGACGCATCCTCGACTATGCCGACCAAGCTCCGTTCGTTGTTCTCTTCGATGAATTTGACGCACTCGGAAGGTCGCGCGACGATTACTCAGAACATGGCGAGATGAAGCGAGTCGTGACGGCGTTCCTCCAGATGACGGACCGTTATCGGGGTCCAAGCCTGCTCATAGCGGCCACGAACCATTCTGGGCTGTTGGACCAAGCGTTGTGGCGTCGTTTCGACGAAGTACTCACGTTCCGGATGCCAACCGTCCATGAGTTGCGCAGACTTCTTCGTCTGCGCCTCAAGCGTGTATCCCACTCAGGGGTCGACGTCGATCTCTACGCAAGCGCGTTAAAGGGCCGACCTCATGCGGCTGCCGACAAGCTAGTTACTGATGCCCGGCGGCACGCGATGCTGCGCCATGCCAATTCGGTCGAATCACAAGATTTTGACGCGGTCTTACGCGGCGTGACCGCTCGTCCGTGGTAAACCCGGCGCATGCCACAGCACCTACTGCTACCTGATCCACGCCGGTTGCCCTCCAGACGGGCTGGCGGCGGTGGCGGTGGCACGCCGGCACGGCAGCCAGGACAGCACGGTCGCCACCTGCGCCAGCAACTCACGAGCGCCTTCCGCACCCCGCGACGGCTCGACCTCGGGGTTGATCCCACTCTGGTCTTCAAGATCAAAGCCGGGTCTCGACCTGAAGACTCTGCGTTTGAGGGCCGGGGTCTGCAGGTGCTGGGCGAGACGGTCGACTACACGTATTTTGTGCTCGCTGACGACCAAGGTTCTGCCTTCTCGGCGGCGATCGAGCGCTACACGCGGACCGGGGATATGCGTTCGTTCTTCAACATGATTGAAGATATTGAACCCTACGGACCGGACGACAGGCGGGGACCCGGGGTCGACAGTGCCGCGATCCCCTTCGTCGGCACTCGCGTGCTCGATGTGAGCATCTGGCCGGCCAGCACTCTGCGGGACGCTCAGTCTCGGGTTGAGACGATCATGGCAATACTAGAACGCACCGGCGGGCGGATCGCACTGCGATCCGTGAGTGCCCGCAGGACATATCTCCGCGTCGAGGTCAGCCTGGATGGTCTCAATGACCTTCTTGAGACAAGTGTCGTCGAGGTCATCCGGGTTCCACCGGTGCCGTTCATCGATTTTCGCGATTGGCGTGACCTAGCCATCGAGGACATCAGGCGCGACAACGAGATTGGTGCTGTCGTAGGAGTTCTTGACGATGCACCCGCGACCACCCATCCACTGCTTGATGGTCTTGTGCTGTCGGTCGACTCCCTATCACCGACCTACTACCAATGGCAGCAGATCGGCAGTCACGGCACCGAGGTTGTGGGCCGAGTCCTCTACCCGGACCTCCACAGCCAATTGCGTGACCTCGAACCCCTAGTTTCCGTCGGAGCAGTCCGGGTCGTTCGGATCCTCGAACCGGATCCGGCAATGCCCGACGGTTCACCCCGATTCGCGACGTACGCACTGCCGCACGATCTGGTCGAACAAGCAATCCGCCATCTTCATCAGGCGCACGGAGTCAAAGTCTTCAATATGTCGATCGGGTACTCCGAGCCTTTCAGCGACATCCACGTAGGGCCGCTGACCGAAACGATCGATGACCTTGTTCGGGAGCTCGGGATCGTCGTCGTGGTTCCAACTGGAAATGCGGGTATCAGCCTCAACGCTCGTACGGCCAGCGGGCATCACATTATTGACGACAAGCCGCAGTTTCATTTCACCCCGGAGCACCGTCTGTCTGAGCCTGCTCCCGCAGCGCTTGCTGTCACGGTCGGTTCCATCGCGCTAAGCGGTGCTCCCGCGGAACTGCCAAACCGAGTTGGTTGGAGGGCGGCGGCTGGGCCTGATGAGGCCTCTCCCTTCAGTCGAGGAGGGCCGGGGCTCGGGACCACCCAGCGGCGGACGAACAAGCCCGAACTTACCCACTACGGCGGAAACGTCGTCGTGAATGACACGGGAAACGCGGTCAGGAACGATCCGGGAGCCAGCATCATCAGCACGTCCTCGCGCCTCGGAGACGGCCGCCTCTTTGCCTCGGTCAACGGCACCAGCTTCGCAGCTCCCGCAGTTGCCCGTATCGCGGCGGACATTGCCTATGAGTATCCAGAGGCTTCTGGGAATCTGATCCGCGCTCTACTTGTCACAAGTGCTGCCCATCCGTCTCCTGCGGCGACGCTGACCGCGCCGTACCAGCGTCTACGGGTCTACGGGTACGGCAAGCCGACCCGCCAGCGCGCCGTCACCAGTGGCTCGAACCGCGCGACCATGACGTTTGACGGAACGATGCAGATCGACACTGTCCAGATTCACCCTCTTCCGGTGCCGGAGGTTTTTCGCCGGGGAAGTGGTGGAGAGCGCAGCATTGCCGTTGCTCTCGCATTCGATCCACCTGTCAGGCGCCAGCGCCGCGAGTACCTTGCGGCCTCGATGAAGGTCGACATCTATCGGGACATCGACCCGGACGAGCTCGCGGACATTCTGATCAAGCAGGACCCAGACGACCCCAGCGACATGATCACCGATCGGCGGCGCCTAGCGTTGGACCCGGGGAGTAATTCGTTTACCAACAGCACCCTGCATCTGAGGCGGTGGAGCGCCCGGAACTCC
The window above is part of the Nocardioides campestrisoli genome. Proteins encoded here:
- a CDS encoding AAA family ATPase, whose protein sequence is MAGRHLKEIFKAFQTRDELAFRRAASEIIEEEQAKHHNALARDLQKLLVAGGGAVDTSSTIIVPAPPKDREGEWDLGEVKEPGRLLEDLILDPQIVQTLEGLVEEIGQWSALDSAGIPRRQRLLLEGPPGCGKTTAAEALATELGRPFLLVRLDAVVSSYLGETASNLRRILDYADQAPFVVLFDEFDALGRSRDDYSEHGEMKRVVTAFLQMTDRYRGPSLLIAATNHSGLLDQALWRRFDEVLTFRMPTVHELRRLLRLRLKRVSHSGVDVDLYASALKGRPHAAADKLVTDARRHAMLRHANSVESQDFDAVLRGVTARPW
- a CDS encoding S8 family peptidase encodes the protein MLGETVDYTYFVLADDQGSAFSAAIERYTRTGDMRSFFNMIEDIEPYGPDDRRGPGVDSAAIPFVGTRVLDVSIWPASTLRDAQSRVETIMAILERTGGRIALRSVSARRTYLRVEVSLDGLNDLLETSVVEVIRVPPVPFIDFRDWRDLAIEDIRRDNEIGAVVGVLDDAPATTHPLLDGLVLSVDSLSPTYYQWQQIGSHGTEVVGRVLYPDLHSQLRDLEPLVSVGAVRVVRILEPDPAMPDGSPRFATYALPHDLVEQAIRHLHQAHGVKVFNMSIGYSEPFSDIHVGPLTETIDDLVRELGIVVVVPTGNAGISLNARTASGHHIIDDKPQFHFTPEHRLSEPAPAALAVTVGSIALSGAPAELPNRVGWRAAAGPDEASPFSRGGPGLGTTQRRTNKPELTHYGGNVVVNDTGNAVRNDPGASIISTSSRLGDGRLFASVNGTSFAAPAVARIAADIAYEYPEASGNLIRALLVTSAAHPSPAATLTAPYQRLRVYGYGKPTRQRAVTSGSNRATMTFDGTMQIDTVQIHPLPVPEVFRRGSGGERSIAVALAFDPPVRRQRREYLAASMKVDIYRDIDPDELADILIKQDPDDPSDMITDRRRLALDPGSNSFTNSTLHLRRWSARNSFINDDDTFYLVVTHKAQTWARNEPSYLEQSYALAVTLEDQNLVEADLHQLLTQQVHLPARIRVRA